A DNA window from Acetilactobacillus jinshanensis contains the following coding sequences:
- the tnpA gene encoding IS200/IS605 family transposase: protein MLVRNRTNVHNLNYHLVWITKYRKMVFTTKDLRYAMKRIIQFIADSHHIVIQKMEILPDHIHILVSFPPAYAVSSVIKTFKGLSARIWFQHFPETKKKLWGGHLWSPTFYAGTVGDMSRKTIEKYINNQLINYKR, encoded by the coding sequence ATGTTAGTTAGAAATCGTACCAATGTGCATAATCTGAATTATCATTTAGTTTGGATTACTAAATATCGTAAAATGGTCTTTACTACTAAAGACCTGCGGTATGCTATGAAACGGATTATCCAATTTATTGCTGACAGTCACCATATCGTAATTCAAAAGATGGAAATCCTACCAGACCACATTCATATTCTGGTTAGTTTTCCGCCAGCTTACGCTGTATCTTCTGTGATTAAGACTTTTAAAGGCTTATCAGCTAGAATATGGTTCCAGCATTTTCCAGAGACTAAGAAAAAGCTATGGGGCGGGCACTTGTGGTCGCCCACATTCTATGCTGGCACCGTTGGTGATATGTCTAGAAAAACGATTGAAAAATATATCAATAATCAATTAATCAATTATAAACGTTAA
- a CDS encoding BspA family leucine-rich repeat surface protein → MEAYHALPYTGKITFKVQGSDGMSDTTLGSEQFRNLKGNVTENADQIKSNLSQQTKNALNGYTLPSSGVSFNSDYVFSANQSDNQTVYVTSPVTTVHFNDIYGNSDGVDTPSGISTPLPSDQHLTGVIGKSKDVNISNNNWQIVDGQGHPVTTSISEAIQTKPHTVNLDVAPVWDGMTYDYNKNNNSIVFTSTPYGTISDNNSDGFLSHDMNTPFPVSLLKSIEFKSDVSFNGVSDLSFNNFSDLQTVKFDNVKDASDIKTMSGMFYSDPSLQSVEFNGLNTTGLTDMHQMFYNDPSLNSVNFDLNTKNVTNMQNVFYEPNGTTWQSNDLHMLNAIKFGPNFSTAEANTTDFFSSDHAGYIKVGITNPSVTDLRGANHQYNPGKTFYNVISDKMAPTSYTDPRTHITHTWKTYKDFYTTTNPWVSKDQQLVQVDYPGSSYTPNMYWFTNQSNPKSTLSETINYKQGNTLITSKTFKYAGTSDFNYSVPYLNMLLQFVKPNAYVRNTKPVTGKFTVNGQTDVQIGVNPTTPAGKGDIAVYFVVPVSVSQPTASDAKSSDGKYIKSSDGKYYKIVSNGMLYGADKSDNPNTPSGTSFDINYATRTISGEQSSTTSN, encoded by the coding sequence GTGGAAGCATATCATGCCTTACCATATACCGGTAAAATTACTTTTAAAGTTCAAGGTAGCGATGGCATGAGCGACACCACTTTAGGAAGTGAACAATTCCGTAATTTAAAGGGCAATGTTACTGAAAATGCTGATCAGATTAAGTCAAATTTGTCACAACAAACAAAAAACGCATTAAACGGATACACATTACCATCTAGTGGCGTTAGCTTTAATAGTGATTATGTCTTTTCTGCAAATCAAAGTGACAATCAAACCGTCTATGTTACTAGTCCAGTAACAACTGTTCATTTTAATGATATTTATGGTAATTCTGATGGAGTTGATACGCCTAGTGGTATATCCACACCGTTACCATCGGACCAACATCTCACAGGTGTAATTGGTAAATCTAAAGATGTCAATATAAGCAATAACAATTGGCAAATTGTTGATGGACAAGGGCATCCAGTTACTACTTCTATATCAGAAGCTATCCAAACCAAACCCCATACAGTAAATTTAGATGTTGCACCTGTCTGGGATGGTATGACTTACGATTATAATAAGAATAATAATTCTATTGTATTTACAAGTACTCCGTACGGTACGATTAGTGATAATAATTCTGATGGCTTTTTGTCGCATGATATGAATACACCATTCCCTGTAAGTCTCTTAAAGTCAATTGAATTTAAGTCAGATGTTTCCTTTAATGGCGTTTCAGACCTATCATTTAATAACTTTTCTGATTTACAAACTGTTAAATTTGATAATGTTAAAGATGCCTCAGATATTAAGACGATGTCTGGTATGTTTTATAGTGATCCAAGTTTACAATCTGTAGAATTTAATGGGTTAAATACGACTGGTTTAACGGATATGCATCAAATGTTCTATAATGACCCAAGTTTAAATTCTGTAAACTTTGATTTAAATACAAAAAATGTAACTAATATGCAGAATGTATTCTATGAACCAAATGGTACTACTTGGCAATCTAATGATTTACACATGCTAAATGCAATTAAATTTGGCCCTAATTTTAGTACGGCTGAAGCTAATACGACGGATTTCTTCTCATCAGATCATGCTGGTTATATTAAAGTTGGTATAACCAATCCTTCAGTAACGGATTTACGTGGTGCAAATCATCAATATAATCCAGGCAAAACATTTTATAACGTTATTTCGGATAAGATGGCACCAACAAGTTATACTGATCCAAGAACTCATATAACACATACATGGAAAACATATAAAGATTTTTATACAACTACAAATCCATGGGTGTCTAAAGATCAACAACTAGTACAAGTAGATTATCCTGGATCATCATATACTCCAAATATGTATTGGTTTACTAATCAATCAAATCCAAAGTCTACTTTATCAGAAACTATAAATTATAAACAAGGCAATACCCTTATTACTAGCAAGACGTTTAAATATGCAGGGACCTCAGATTTTAATTATTCTGTTCCATATTTAAACATGTTACTACAGTTTGTAAAACCAAATGCATATGTTCGTAATACAAAACCGGTAACTGGTAAATTTACTGTTAATGGGCAAACCGATGTTCAGATTGGTGTTAATCCTACAACACCTGCTGGTAAGGGGGACATTGCTGTTTACTTTGTAGTACCTGTATCTGTTAGTCAACCAACTGCATCTGATGCAAAGTCATCAGATGGTAAGTATATTAAATCATCAGATGGTAAGTATTATAAGATTGTATCCAATGGTATGCTATATGGAGCAGATAAGTCTGATAATCCTAACACACCGAGTGGCACGTCATTTGATATTAATTATGCTACTCGTACTATTAGTGGTGAACAATCCAGTACCACTAGCAACTAA
- a CDS encoding DUF5776 domain-containing protein — protein MILIMLLVLLVVNNPVPLATKKYLQNSANYNEFIPAGYTLDVSNLSTPLPTVGKVPTYYTNKTQNVYVVVNPIVHTAMVKYWYYDVDSQGKLKPKLLKSDSVNLDQLKSELQKNAVTHVNKSDGTTYTTYQRYEFPVHNADGTTTEWLLPAGGGSDDSANDYPSDVSDAASPTGKTPNPYQPNSVGGVFPDIENIETEENNHFTPGSKNGTPTTPTLNIYGEKLGTVNFEFVTPSQNGGSDVVLTPTIPSDINRSDLSVNPKTGIISSTGVIGTSHALDGNAYDIDGTLTPFMPKNYATSDIFYNSHHYALDHYITNRSDVTFDKNDTDSSQPADSTFDYTEHPQLVKVQVTNLDHYRSTIFVKVMDGKNNIATYDPQNQWDQKFDIAPYMADVLASPDYTYDNTEYVEPSGKKVTYGNNNMYFTNSNQTIVINVHHNPYNGTIKLMHNGQQVGSDFTFNGLSGDSDTPETVQIPSDYKVAKGSSAHVVLNVSNPTQVVNLTKLYTGTIKLVDSATHKQVGSDQVFPDLPSDRTTTEPVTLPSGYQLAPTNPGLTAPNTALINFTAKTTSPVVVNVVKNSSSSTTTPTTYPAKIVFMDNGTQVGSDNYGELSSKYSSTRLVTPPSGYTLANSSDSIINFSVNKKTIPVDVNQITNYTGIIKLIDNAGNQVGSDQTFTNLPVGNLYEGRKSGKETTTAETAQLPSDYQLASPSTTALVKFDFDQSTAVVHVAPKSKSSTSTTPSTYTGTVDFMDNGTQVGTQSISGLSGNVSKPASALTLPSGDDLVDPAAIVSFTPNNAMATVNVYNQSEATDATSYTGIIKLINNNTGAQVGSDQVFPNLSTNDNMTEMASIPSDYQLTPGFNASVTFNSKQGGTDTQEVKVVPLRTTITVYYEDSMNGFPIYPAGFHQGYKGQKFNLQLFLNGIPSDYYTTPVDTIWTPNNKPVSDFDEQNHTVYVKFQMRKGTINIIYVNANDPSNVISRTSVIAPVSTFTPDGTGRYPTPFDVTKYESGSDLPSGYEFAGKVINNTYQFNKGTQTVDVYVKAVPQPAPYVPAPTTPATPAPQTHTTKPVAQGTETNLGDPVQYNAGTRSDPDMVTYKGKQYPVHYANGMSTITVKVRVPVRNKRGKVVKRHGKPVYRYKSKIVSTSLPVPHTMTPNTIRAVDQIDFDKPAKHVWTSRGLDNALKAAAPGEIVSYYGHKFARVSVPNHFRYFWITKDTLAHLHMTNIGNTRKFVQALKSHHLLTIFINRIYVAHTKKANYVRYEIKLNHHYYMVTARDDYVPNAYWQKSDFNAKRAHAVRVTHECEMYTSQRYGKKTLIKPIHVGTVLHVKKVIFIGKHGKSFEQTRLLLTNGKYVTANKNFVQIMK, from the coding sequence TTGATATTAATTATGCTACTCGTACTATTAGTGGTGAACAATCCAGTACCACTAGCAACTAAGAAATATTTACAAAATTCAGCTAATTATAATGAATTTATTCCAGCTGGATATACTTTAGATGTGTCTAATTTAAGCACCCCATTACCAACTGTTGGTAAAGTACCTACTTATTATACAAATAAGACTCAAAATGTATATGTTGTGGTTAATCCTATAGTTCATACAGCCATGGTTAAATATTGGTATTATGATGTTGATTCGCAAGGTAAGCTTAAGCCTAAGTTACTTAAATCTGATAGTGTTAACTTAGACCAACTAAAGAGTGAATTGCAAAAAAATGCTGTAACACATGTAAATAAATCAGATGGGACTACTTATACTACTTATCAGCGTTATGAGTTCCCTGTTCATAATGCTGACGGGACAACGACAGAATGGTTATTACCCGCTGGTGGTGGATCCGATGACAGTGCTAATGATTACCCAAGTGATGTTAGTGATGCTGCATCACCAACAGGCAAGACACCTAATCCATATCAGCCAAATTCTGTTGGTGGTGTCTTTCCTGACATTGAAAATATTGAAACTGAAGAAAATAATCATTTTACACCTGGAAGTAAAAATGGTACTCCAACAACGCCAACATTAAACATTTATGGTGAAAAATTAGGTACTGTTAATTTTGAATTTGTTACTCCGTCACAAAATGGTGGGTCAGATGTTGTATTAACACCTACTATTCCATCAGATATAAATCGTTCTGATTTATCTGTTAATCCAAAAACGGGTATCATTTCAAGCACTGGTGTTATTGGTACCAGCCATGCACTAGATGGTAATGCTTATGATATTGATGGGACGTTGACACCATTTATGCCCAAAAATTATGCCACGTCAGATATATTCTATAATTCTCATCATTATGCATTAGATCATTACATTACTAATAGATCAGATGTAACATTTGATAAGAATGATACTGATTCTAGTCAGCCTGCTGATAGTACATTTGACTATACTGAACATCCGCAGCTTGTAAAAGTACAAGTTACTAATTTAGATCATTATCGTAGTACGATCTTTGTTAAGGTTATGGATGGTAAGAATAACATTGCCACTTATGATCCACAAAATCAATGGGATCAGAAGTTTGATATTGCTCCATATATGGCTGATGTTCTTGCTTCACCAGACTATACGTATGACAACACCGAATATGTAGAACCTAGTGGTAAGAAAGTCACATATGGCAATAACAATATGTACTTTACTAACAGTAATCAGACAATCGTTATTAATGTGCACCATAATCCATATAATGGGACGATAAAACTGATGCATAATGGTCAGCAAGTTGGTTCTGACTTTACGTTTAATGGCTTAAGTGGTGATAGTGATACACCTGAAACTGTTCAGATCCCTAGTGATTATAAAGTTGCTAAAGGTTCTTCAGCTCATGTGGTACTTAATGTATCTAATCCTACACAAGTTGTTAACTTAACGAAGCTATATACTGGAACTATCAAATTAGTTGATAGTGCTACTCATAAGCAAGTTGGGTCTGATCAAGTATTCCCTGATTTACCAAGTGATAGGACGACTACAGAACCAGTTACATTACCAAGTGGTTATCAGTTAGCTCCAACTAATCCAGGATTGACTGCACCTAATACAGCATTAATTAACTTTACTGCTAAGACTACTAGCCCTGTTGTTGTAAATGTTGTAAAGAATTCATCAAGTAGTACTACAACACCAACTACGTATCCAGCAAAGATCGTATTTATGGATAATGGTACACAAGTTGGTAGTGATAATTATGGTGAACTGAGCAGTAAATATTCATCTACTAGATTAGTTACCCCACCAAGTGGTTACACCTTAGCTAATAGCTCTGATAGTATTATTAACTTCAGTGTAAATAAGAAAACTATTCCGGTTGATGTTAACCAGATTACTAACTACACAGGAATTATTAAGTTAATTGATAATGCTGGTAACCAAGTTGGCTCAGACCAGACGTTTACTAACTTACCAGTTGGTAATTTATATGAAGGTCGTAAATCAGGTAAGGAAACAACAACTGCAGAAACGGCACAGTTACCAAGTGATTATCAATTAGCTTCACCAAGTACTACGGCATTAGTCAAATTTGACTTTGATCAATCAACGGCAGTGGTTCATGTTGCACCAAAATCAAAGTCCAGTACGTCAACAACACCTTCAACATATACTGGGACTGTTGACTTCATGGATAATGGTACACAAGTTGGTACACAAAGCATTTCTGGATTATCTGGTAATGTATCAAAACCTGCAAGTGCATTAACTTTGCCAAGTGGAGATGATTTAGTTGATCCAGCAGCTATCGTAAGTTTTACACCAAATAATGCGATGGCAACTGTTAATGTATACAACCAAAGTGAAGCCACTGATGCCACTAGTTATACCGGCATTATCAAATTAATTAATAATAATACTGGTGCGCAAGTTGGCTCTGATCAGGTATTTCCTAACTTATCAACAAATGATAATATGACTGAAATGGCTAGTATTCCTAGTGATTATCAGTTAACTCCTGGATTCAATGCGAGTGTTACCTTTAACTCAAAACAGGGTGGCACTGATACCCAAGAAGTTAAAGTTGTACCATTACGCACTACAATCACGGTTTATTATGAAGATAGTATGAATGGCTTCCCAATTTATCCAGCTGGATTCCACCAAGGTTATAAAGGCCAGAAGTTCAATTTACAATTGTTCTTAAATGGTATTCCAAGTGATTACTACACAACACCTGTAGATACTATTTGGACGCCAAATAATAAGCCTGTTAGTGATTTTGATGAACAGAATCATACAGTCTATGTCAAATTCCAGATGCGTAAGGGAACCATCAACATAATTTATGTTAATGCTAATGATCCAAGTAATGTAATAAGTCGTACATCTGTTATTGCACCAGTATCAACGTTTACTCCGGATGGAACTGGCAGATATCCAACACCATTTGATGTGACTAAGTATGAATCTGGTTCAGATTTACCAAGTGGTTATGAATTTGCTGGTAAAGTTATTAATAATACGTATCAGTTTAATAAAGGTACGCAAACGGTTGATGTCTATGTAAAGGCTGTTCCACAGCCAGCACCGTATGTTCCTGCACCAACTACCCCAGCTACTCCAGCTCCGCAAACTCATACAACTAAACCTGTTGCACAAGGAACGGAAACTAACTTAGGTGATCCTGTTCAGTATAATGCTGGAACACGTAGTGATCCTGATATGGTTACTTATAAAGGTAAACAGTATCCAGTTCATTATGCTAATGGCATGAGTACGATTACCGTTAAGGTTCGTGTTCCTGTACGTAATAAACGTGGCAAAGTCGTTAAGAGACATGGCAAACCAGTTTACCGGTACAAGAGCAAGATCGTATCGACTAGTTTACCTGTACCGCACACGATGACACCGAATACGATTCGTGCCGTTGATCAAATTGACTTTGATAAGCCTGCTAAGCATGTTTGGACTTCTAGAGGTTTAGATAACGCTTTGAAGGCCGCTGCTCCTGGTGAAATTGTAAGTTACTACGGCCATAAGTTTGCTAGAGTCAGTGTGCCAAATCATTTCCGTTACTTCTGGATAACTAAGGACACTTTAGCTCACTTACACATGACTAATATTGGTAATACTCGTAAGTTTGTTCAAGCTTTAAAGTCACATCACTTATTGACGATCTTTATTAACCGGATTTACGTAGCACATACTAAGAAAGCTAACTACGTTCGTTATGAGATTAAGCTTAATCATCATTATTACATGGTAACCGCTCGTGATGACTACGTACCGAATGCTTACTGGCAGAAGAGCGACTTTAATGCTAAACGTGCTCACGCGGTTCGTGTAACTCATGAATGTGAGATGTACACAAGTCAACGTTATGGCAAGAAGACATTGATCAAGCCAATTCATGTTGGCACCGTATTACATGTCAAGAAGGTTATCTTCATTGGTAAGCATGGCAAGAGTTTTGAACAAACTCGTCTGTTACTAACGAATGGCAAATACGTAACTGCTAACAAGAACTTCGTTCAGATTATGAAATAA
- a CDS encoding aminotransferase class I/II-fold pyridoxal phosphate-dependent enzyme translates to MDMSKRMNNFAKSLSTEDPIDAMTAEFNKIPGMITLTIGEPNFNTPEHIKKAAIKAIEDNHSHYPDVQGVPALRKATADFMHDKYGLSYDPKTQVLVTLGVTEAIHAVFASIINPGDDVIIPTPAYPFYKPNAQAVGAHVVEIDTSKDNFVLTPQRLEATLKQYPHAKALVLNYPNNPVGNVYSKDQLTGLAKVIKKYGIFCVCDEIYSELSYDSKHVSMGNIIPDQAIVMNGASKSFAMTGWRIGLVFGPAPVIRQMNALNSFFTNGITTCAQYAAAEGFKNGRDDGLKMRDVYKKRRDILRAGLDKAGFTSPEPGGAFYIFAKIPSQFNQNSLQFAKQLAKEARVGAMPGSTFGPGGEGHLRFSYATSTDNIRTAVKRIQKFVKYHQK, encoded by the coding sequence ATGGATATGTCTAAACGAATGAATAACTTTGCTAAATCATTAAGTACTGAAGATCCAATTGATGCGATGACGGCAGAATTTAACAAGATTCCTGGGATGATCACGTTAACCATTGGCGAACCAAACTTTAACACGCCCGAACACATTAAGAAGGCCGCCATTAAAGCGATTGAAGATAACCATAGTCATTATCCAGACGTTCAGGGGGTTCCAGCATTAAGAAAAGCTACTGCGGACTTTATGCACGATAAATACGGCTTAAGTTATGATCCTAAAACGCAGGTCTTAGTTACTTTAGGTGTTACTGAAGCTATTCATGCAGTCTTTGCGTCGATCATTAATCCTGGTGATGATGTCATCATTCCAACTCCGGCATATCCATTCTATAAACCAAATGCTCAAGCCGTTGGCGCCCACGTAGTTGAAATTGATACGTCTAAAGATAATTTCGTCCTAACACCACAACGATTAGAGGCAACGTTGAAACAGTATCCACACGCCAAAGCCTTAGTATTGAACTATCCAAACAATCCGGTTGGCAATGTCTACAGTAAAGATCAGTTGACCGGTCTAGCTAAAGTTATTAAAAAGTACGGCATCTTCTGTGTTTGTGACGAAATTTACAGTGAATTAAGTTACGATAGTAAGCACGTTTCGATGGGCAACATCATCCCCGATCAGGCCATCGTTATGAACGGTGCCTCGAAATCATTCGCCATGACCGGTTGGCGAATTGGTTTAGTCTTTGGTCCCGCTCCGGTAATTCGGCAGATGAACGCCTTGAATTCATTTTTTACAAATGGAATTACCACTTGTGCTCAATACGCCGCAGCTGAAGGCTTTAAGAACGGCCGTGATGATGGCTTAAAGATGCGTGACGTTTACAAGAAGCGCCGTGACATCTTACGAGCCGGTCTAGATAAGGCTGGTTTTACCAGTCCAGAACCTGGTGGTGCTTTCTACATCTTCGCTAAAATCCCGAGTCAGTTCAACCAGAACAGTTTACAGTTCGCTAAGCAATTAGCTAAGGAAGCTCGAGTTGGCGCCATGCCGGGCTCGACCTTTGGCCCCGGTGGGGAAGGTCATTTACGGTTCTCTTATGCTACCAGCACTGATAACATCAGGACCGCCGTTAAACGAATCCAGAAGTTTGTTAAATATCATCAGAAATAA
- a CDS encoding L-lactate dehydrogenase produces MIKPRKVVLVGDGAVGSSYAYAMMNRGLGEEFPIIDIVKNKVKGDVMDLEDAQVFTEPKHVYFGTYKDCKDADIVVITAGTPQKKGETRLALVSRNMHIVASIVKPVVQSGFKGIFVVSANPVDIITAAVQKLSGWPKNKVIGTGTSLDTTRLQVALGKKLHLNPQSINAYIMGEHGDSEFADLAEASAGNRPLLSMIKEAGISKDELTKLVAKVRNKAYYIINAKGATYYGVAEALTRICQAVLKNENTILPTDAPLNGEYGLKDVYIGSPTVINASGIAKVIQVPLNDQEETLMKKSAATLRKVAKKGMDSLKK; encoded by the coding sequence ATGATTAAGCCACGTAAAGTAGTCTTAGTTGGTGATGGTGCCGTTGGTTCTTCATATGCATACGCAATGATGAACCGAGGCCTTGGTGAAGAATTCCCAATCATTGATATCGTCAAAAACAAAGTTAAGGGTGATGTCATGGACTTAGAAGATGCCCAGGTCTTCACTGAACCTAAACACGTTTATTTCGGCACCTATAAAGATTGCAAAGATGCTGATATCGTTGTAATCACCGCCGGAACTCCTCAAAAGAAGGGTGAAACCCGTTTAGCTTTAGTTAGCCGTAACATGCACATCGTAGCTTCGATTGTTAAACCAGTTGTTCAATCTGGATTCAAAGGAATCTTCGTTGTTTCCGCTAACCCGGTTGATATTATTACCGCTGCAGTTCAGAAGTTATCTGGCTGGCCAAAGAACAAAGTCATTGGTACTGGTACTTCCTTAGATACCACCCGTCTTCAGGTTGCCTTAGGTAAGAAGTTACATTTAAACCCACAGAGCATTAACGCCTACATTATGGGTGAACATGGTGACTCTGAATTCGCTGACTTAGCCGAAGCTTCCGCTGGTAACCGTCCATTATTGAGCATGATCAAAGAAGCCGGCATCAGCAAAGATGAACTGACGAAATTAGTTGCTAAGGTTCGTAACAAGGCCTACTACATAATTAATGCCAAAGGTGCTACCTACTATGGTGTTGCCGAAGCTTTGACCCGAATTTGTCAAGCCGTTCTTAAGAACGAAAACACCATTTTACCAACCGATGCACCTTTGAATGGTGAATACGGTTTGAAAGACGTTTACATTGGTTCGCCAACCGTGATTAACGCTTCAGGAATTGCTAAAGTCATTCAGGTTCCTTTGAATGACCAAGAAGAAACTCTAATGAAGAAGTCTGCCGCAACCTTACGTAAAGTTGCTAAGAAGGGCATGGATTCATTAAAGAAGTAA
- a CDS encoding cytochrome b5 domain-containing protein — protein MLRLTPAQLKHYNGKDKPEMYVAVNGKIYDVTHVKQWATGSHHGHKPGTDLSEAIQHAPHKTKVLKWLKCVGTLVKPNK, from the coding sequence ATGTTACGTTTAACCCCCGCTCAATTAAAGCATTACAACGGTAAAGACAAACCTGAAATGTACGTTGCCGTTAATGGCAAGATCTATGACGTCACCCACGTTAAACAATGGGCTACGGGCAGTCACCATGGCCATAAGCCAGGAACGGACTTAAGCGAAGCCATTCAGCACGCCCCGCATAAGACTAAGGTCTTAAAATGGTTAAAGTGCGTTGGCACATTAGTTAAGCCGAATAAATAA
- the proC gene encoding pyrroline-5-carboxylate reductase, which produces MKIGILGVGNMGKAIIEGLKNVYDAKDIYAMNPVNPKVAAFQSKIGFNLYSQYVDLEKNHLDVLIVTTPAPITVQILSHFTDLSSDTIIISAAAGVKIVSLKQALPNNPIAEIIPNIPVTVNRGTIGATLSDLTEKQQEVTVKLLSSLGDVIPVHEYQLPIIGTLSGCGPAFVDVFMDAMGDAAVENGLNRHIAHKVIASMVAGSGSMLYQSNHGPAYLKDLVTSPGGSTIKGVNMLERCNFRRAVIDAVNKANDYNR; this is translated from the coding sequence ATGAAAATCGGTATTCTCGGTGTCGGTAACATGGGCAAGGCCATCATTGAAGGTCTTAAAAACGTGTACGACGCTAAAGATATCTACGCAATGAATCCAGTTAATCCAAAGGTAGCGGCTTTTCAATCTAAGATTGGTTTTAATTTATACAGCCAATATGTAGATTTAGAAAAGAACCATTTGGATGTTTTGATCGTAACAACACCTGCTCCGATTACGGTTCAGATTTTAAGTCACTTTACTGATTTATCATCTGACACCATTATTATTTCGGCAGCAGCTGGTGTTAAGATCGTTTCGCTTAAACAGGCATTACCGAATAACCCGATCGCTGAGATTATTCCTAATATCCCGGTAACGGTTAATCGTGGGACAATTGGTGCCACCCTAAGTGATTTAACCGAAAAACAGCAGGAAGTCACCGTGAAGTTACTCAGTTCGTTGGGTGACGTCATTCCGGTTCACGAATATCAGTTGCCGATCATCGGCACTTTAAGTGGTTGTGGTCCGGCATTTGTTGATGTCTTCATGGATGCCATGGGGGATGCGGCCGTTGAAAACGGCTTGAACCGTCACATTGCTCATAAGGTCATCGCTAGCATGGTTGCCGGTAGTGGTAGCATGCTTTATCAGTCTAACCATGGCCCAGCCTATTTAAAGGACTTGGTTACTTCTCCTGGTGGCTCTACCATTAAAGGTGTCAACATGCTGGAACGCTGTAATTTCCGCCGAGCGGTCATTGACGCCGTTAATAAAGCAAATGACTATAATCGATAA
- a CDS encoding LemA family protein — MVIGIIIAIVVIIILAWVLIYNRLVHAQTDTDNAWSQIDVQLQRRNDLIPNLVNTVKGYANYESNTLQKVIKYRGQMVHIDPNSSKSGVTRQQMMNISNQLTGALKSLFAVSERYPDLKANENFKQLMAELTNTENKIAYARQLYNQVIARYNAMIRTFPNNLVAGSKFTKRDYLKAPESAKAVPNVHFGDFKN, encoded by the coding sequence ATGGTAATTGGAATTATTATTGCCATCGTAGTAATTATTATTTTAGCCTGGGTCCTAATCTATAACCGATTAGTTCATGCTCAGACCGATACGGATAACGCCTGGAGCCAGATCGATGTTCAGCTTCAGCGACGTAACGATTTAATTCCTAACTTAGTCAACACCGTTAAGGGTTACGCTAATTATGAAAGTAATACCTTACAAAAGGTTATTAAGTATCGTGGTCAGATGGTTCACATCGATCCAAATAGCAGTAAATCAGGTGTTACTCGTCAGCAGATGATGAACATCAGTAATCAGTTGACCGGTGCTTTAAAGAGTTTATTCGCCGTTAGTGAACGTTACCCAGATTTAAAAGCTAACGAAAACTTTAAGCAGTTAATGGCTGAATTAACCAACACTGAAAACAAAATTGCTTATGCTCGTCAGCTATACAATCAAGTCATTGCTCGTTACAACGCTATGATCCGGACTTTCCCGAACAACTTAGTTGCTGGTAGTAAATTTACTAAACGTGACTACTTAAAGGCTCCGGAAAGCGCTAAAGCCGTTCCGAACGTTCATTTCGGTGACTTCAAGAATTAA